CGCGCGGATGCGTCATCGTGACGCCGGTCCGGCGGCCGTGCTGGCGGAATTCGAGGGCGACCGCGTAGCCGAGCCGGTCGGCGTACCAGGCCGCCGACCGGTCGAGGTCGGCCACCGGCAGCTTCAGGTGATGCACTCCGTCGAGGGTGGGAATCATCGATGACCTCCACTGCTGCAGTGCGACTGCAATGCAGCTAGGATGCATCTGATGAAGGACCAGGTCAAGGCCGATGCCCGGGCGGAGTTCGGGGCCGCCCGGATCGCGCGGACCGAGGCGCTCGTCGTGGCCGCGGCGCGGGAGCTGTTTCTGGAACACGGCTACGCGGCCACCGCGCTGACGCAGGTCGCGCGGCGGGCCGGAGTCGCGCCGAGGACGGTGTACGTCCGCTTCGGGACCAAGGCGGCGTTGTTCCGACGAGTCATCGACGAAGCGCTCGTGGGGGACGCGGAGCCGATCGACGTCGCGCACCGGCCGCGAGCCCAGGACGCGATGACCGCCGCGACTTTGGCGGAACGGCTGAACGCGCTCGCGGACGTCACGGTCGGAATCGCGGATCGTGCCGGAGCTTTGCTGGAGGTCGCGGTACAAGCTGAAGGAGCGGAGCCGGAAATCGCTGAGGCAGCGCAGTCCGGGCGGCGGGAGACAGCACGGCTGTGCAAGGAATTCTGGTCCCGCGCGGCACAGGACGGCCTTCTTTCGTCCACTGTGGACATCGAGCAATTCGCGAGCACCACGGACGCCCTGCTGTGCGCGGACACGATGGTGCATCTGCGGCGCGTCAAGGGCTGGGCCGCGGCGGAATACGGCCGCTGGCTGCGAACGGCGCTGGTTGCCCTGTCCGAGGCGTCCGGATAGGTTGCGATCATGGACATCGAGGTGCTCGTGTTCGACGTGCTCGGCACGCTTGTCGACGAACCGGCCGGAATCCGGGCAGGGATCCGGAAATTCGCGCCCTCGCTCGCTGACCCGGAGGTCGAAGACCTGCTTTCGGTGTGGCAGAAGCACGTCGAGCGGGAGCAGGGCCGCATTGTCGCCGGGGAACGGCCGTACGTCGCGAGTGACGTCATCGACCGGGAAGCCGCGCAGGCCGTCGCCGACGCTGTCGGTGCCGGCGATGCCGCGGAGCTGGCGCTCGCGGCTCGGCAGCTGCCGCCGTGGCCGGACACCATTGACGGGCTCGCCCGCCTCGCCGAACGATTCCCGCTGGTCGGACTGTCCAACGCGAGCCGGACCGTCCTGCTCGACCTGTGCGCGAACGCCGGACTGCGCTGGCACACCGTGCTGTCCGCCGAAAACGCCCGCACCTACAAGCCGGCTCCGGACGTCTACCGGCTCGCCGTCGACGTCGCCGGCCGCGAGCCGGAGCGACTGCTGATGGTCGCCGCGCACGCCTGGGACCTGCGCGGGGCGCAAGACGCCGGGTTCCGGACCGCGTACGTCAGCCGTCCGGTCGGCGATCCGCCCGCCCCCGCCGACCGGTTCGACCTGCGGGCCGACGGCCTCGCGGACCTCGCCGACCAGCTCGGACGCGGTCGCGGCTGAGCCCCGGACCCGGCATGATCTCGGGCGTGACAGCGCCCCGGGTGACCGATCTCAGCGACTTCGAACGCCGTCTGGTCGAGTCGGCCCGCGAGGGCGAACTGCTCGGCGCGGCCCAGATCGACGTCGCGGAGCTGGCCGAAACCGAAAGCCCGGACCACCTCGTGCGCGCGGAGGTCCTGCGCGACCTGCTCCTCGGCCGGCACGGCGAACTCGACCCGCGCGGGATCATGCTGAAGCTGGCGCGCGTCACCGGAAAACTGAACCTCGACGGCGCCACCGCGACCGCCGGGCTGATGCTGTTCACCTGCGTCTTCGACCAGCCGGTGCTCGCGCGCCAGGCGCGGCTGCCGCACCTGTACCTGATCGGCGGGCGCCTGCCGGGTCTGGACGCGTCCCAGGTGCGGATCGAGGGAGGCCTGCACCTTTCCGACGGCGTGCGGATCACCGGGAACAGCCCGAACGGGGCGATCCGGCTGATCGGCGCGCACATCGGCGGGAATCTGCAGTGCCGGGACGCGGAGATCTCCAATCCGGCCGGGTTCGCGCTCGAGGCGAGTTCGGCGGAGCTGGGCAACGGACTGTACCTGCACCAGGGAACCCGGATCACCGGCTCCTCGGCCGACGGCGCGATCCGCCTCAACGCCGCGCGCATCGGCGGTCCGCTGGAATGCCAGAGCATCACGGTCTTCAACGACCGCGGCCCGGCCGTCGAGGCGGAAAACCTGACCGTCGGGCGCAGCGTGCTGATCCGGGACTCGAAGCTGAGCGGCAACGGGGAGATCGGCGCGGTGCGCTTGCAGGGCGCGCAGATCGGCGGGCAGCTCCAGTTCTCCGCGACCACGCGCGTCACGTCCCCGGAGGGCAGGCTGCTCGGGCTCTCCGACGCCAAAGCCACCACGGTGTTCCTGCCGGACGGCCTCGTGTGTCCCGACGGAAGCTCGAGCCCCGAATGCGCCCACACCGAACTGGTGTGGCTGGACGAATTCACTTACGCCGCCATCGATCCGGCCTTCGGCTGGCGGCGGTGGCTGCACCTGCTTCGCTGCCACACCGAGTATTACGACGCCACCGGTTACCAGAAGCTGGCGGCCGTCGAACGGACCGCGGGCCACGACGGCAACGTGCGCGCCATTCTGATCGCACAGCAGGACGACCTGCGCCGCCGCGCGCCGGAAGCGCTCGGCGGGCGGATGTCGCGGCTGTTCCACTGGCTTTGGGGTGCGCTGGCCGGATACGGCTACCGCGCGCGACGTACGGCGGCGGCGTTGCTGCTCGCACTCGTCGCCGCGGGCGTGCTCGGATTGTGGGCCGGGGCAACGGAAACCCGCCCCGGGCACCACGCGGCGGAACGGGTCGCGACGGGAGCGGCGTGTTCGCCGGTGGAGCTGATCGGCCTGGGACTGGACCGGGGGTTGCCGATCGCGCCGACCGGTCTGCGGAGCCGCTGCGACCTCGACACCGCGAGCGTGCCCGGGCAGGTTTTCACGGCGGCGATCTGGGGCGTGCAGGTCGCGGTGTGGGGCCTGGCGACGCTGGCACTGGCCGGGTACACGAACCTGGTCCGCAAAACCGGCTGACTTCCCGCGCTGCTCACAGCAGATCTGCCGTCGGCAGCGAAAGCGGCGGCGACGGGTCCCGCGGCGGCACAGTCGGGGCATGACCAACGAATCGACTCCGCCGATGTTCGACCAGCGGCTTCGGGAACGGTTCCTGAGCCAGCGGGTCCTCGTACTGGACGGCGTGCTCGACGACGACAACGGGACGGTCCTCGCGACCCAGATGCTGTCGCTGGCCGGCGAGGACCCGGTCAAGGACATCGCGCTGTGGATCCACTCGCCCGGCGGTTCGGTCCCGTCGATGCTCGCGATCCGCGACGTGATGCGGCTGGTGCCCTGCGACGTGTCGACGCTCGCGCTCGGGCTGGCCTGCAGCGCCGGGCAGTTCCTGCTGTCCGCGGGCACTCCCGGGAAGCGATTCGCCCTGCCGCACGCGCGAATCCTGATGCACCAGGGATCCGCGGGAATCGGCGGCTCGGCCGTGGAGGTCGAGGTGCAGGCCGACGACCTGCGGTACACGCGGGACACCGTGCTGGGCCTCACCGCGCAGGACACTGGACAACCGTTCGACCGCATTTTCGCCGATTCCCTGCACGACCGGTGGTACACCGCCGCGGAGGCGAAGGACTACGGCTTCATCGACCAGATCGTCGACCGCCTGGAGCAGGTCGTGCCGGTGCGCACGCACGCGATGGGCCTGGGGGTACGCGCATGAGCACCTACACCATCCCGAACGTCGTGACCCGCAGTCCCGGCGGCGAGCGGATCATGGACGTCTACTCGCATTTGCTGTCGGAACGGATCGTGTACCTGGGAACGGCGATCGACTCGGGCGTCGCGAACGCGTTGATCGCACAGTTGTTGTTCCTGGAGTCGGACAACCCGGAGCAGGAAATCAACCTGTACATCAATTCCGAGGGCGGCGACCCGGCGGCGATGCTGGCGCTGTACGACACGATGCGCTTCATCAAGGCCCCGGTGGCGACGACCTGCGTGGGCCAGGCGGTGGCGACAGGCGCGGTGCTGCTCGCCGCCGGCGCCGCTGGCCGCCGCTCGGTGCTGCCGCACGCGCGCGTGGTGCTGCATCAGCCGGCCGCGCAGGGCCGCGGGACGATCCCGGACCTGATCCTGCAGGCGGACGAGGTGATCCGGGTCCGGACGCAACTGGAGGAGATCACGTCCCGGCACACCGGCCACGACGTCGCGGAGCTGCGCCACGACACCGACCGAGACCGGGTTTTCGACGCGGCCGGGGCGGTGGAGTACGGGCTGGCGGATCAGGTGATCGAAGCTCGCCCGTGAGGCGGGGCGCGGGCCGGGGCGGGGTTCCGGCCCGCGGCTTCGCTGTTCGGGCCCCTCGGTCCTCGTTCGGGCGGGGTGATGGGTTGGTCGATGGCCTGCTGGTGGCGGTTCTTGTGCAGTGGCTTGGGCCGCCGCCGGTACCGGTTCGGCCGTGCGGTGTCGCTGGAGAGTCAGCGGCTCGGGTTCTCGCCCGCGGAGCGTGCCGCCGCCCGGGTCGGTTCGGGCTTTGCGGGGCGTTGGCCGCGGGTCGGTCCCCGGTCGCTGGCGATTCGGCTCAAGCCGCCATCAGCACCGGCCCGGCCGGACGCCGCGCAGGCCTCGGTCCGACGACGCTGATCCGCCGCAGGTCGCCGACGATTCCGCTCAGCAGGCCGGTCAGGTTGACCCCGAGCGCGCCGGTCACCGCGGCGATCATCTCGCTCGACGGTTCCTTCCGGCCGCGCTCGATCTCGGACAGGTACTGCGGCGAGATCCCGGCCCGCTCGGCAACGTCGACGAGCCGCTCGCCCTGGTTTTCCCGGGCGGAGCGGAGACTGCGGCCGAGGACCTCGCGCCACAGGGGTTCCGCCTCGTCGTCCCGGGCGGGGGCGCGGCGCTGGTGGAAAGGAAGGATGTCCGCCATAGGCCCAGCCTGGCATCCGCCGGGCCCGCGGCGACAGCGGTTCCGCTCAGGGCAGAACGCCAGGTCGTCATCCCGCGACTTGATTGCCGAGCATGATCACGCCGAGCACCAGCGCGAGCGCCGACGCCCCGAGGCCCACCCCGGACAGCGGCTTGGCCGTGCGCCGTCCGATGACGCCGACGAGCCCGCAGGCCAGCCCGGCGAACCCGAACGGGAGCGCGACGTAAGCCCGGACGCCGCTCAGGTCGATCGGCAGCAGCGGGACCACGCAGCCGAGAATGCCGAGCACCAGCGCCGCGACGCCCAGCCAGACGCCGTTCGCCGGAGCGGGCAGGGGGGAGTAGCCCGGGTATTGCTGGACGTTCGGCTGACCCGGCCCTGGTTGCGGCTGCCCGGCCGGTGGCCCTGGGTGCGTTGGCCACGCCTGCGGCATAGCCTGCTGCGCGGACCCGGAAGGCGGCAGACCGGCCGTCGTGCCCTGCGCGTCGTCCGACGGTGTTCCCTCGGTCGATTCGCCCGCCCTCGGCGGAGCCGGTTCGGACGTCGGGCCGTCAGTCATCGGGAGCTCCTCACCGCGCGAAAGAAAACTCGTCACACCTTAGAGCGCCGAGGTGAGAGGCCCAATCCACTTCGCGCAAGTCGGTAGGGTGCCTGGGAGGCAGGAACCGGCGACCGACGGGGTGACGCATGGACCGGCGCGAACTGATCGACCAGGCTCTCCGCGGCGTCGAGGCCTGGGAACGCACATGGGGTCCGTTCCCGCCGTCCCCGGCCAGCCAGCCGGACGTCGACCTGCCCGCGCTGCTCGACGCCTACGCCACCCGGATGGCCGCGTCCTTCCCGTTTTTCCACCCCCGCTACGCAGGCCAGATGCTCAAACCGCCGCATCCGGTCGCGGTCGCCGCCTACCTCGCCGCGATGGTGGTCAACCCGAACAACCACGCGCTCGACGCGTCGCAGGCCACCTCGCCGATGGAGGTCGAGGTCATCGCGGACCTGGCGCGGATGTTCGGGTTCGCGCAACCGTCGCTCGGCCATCTCACCTCCAGCGGAACCATCGCGAACCTCGAAGCCCTCTGGGTCGCCCGCGAACTGGCCCCGGGCAAGGCGGTCGTCCACTCGCGGGACGCGCACTACACGCACGGCCGCATGTGCCAGGTGCTCGGCGTGGAATCCCGCGCGGTGCGAGCACTTCCCGACGGTCGCGTTGATATGTCAGCGGTCGAAGCTGAAATCC
The nucleotide sequence above comes from Amycolatopsis sp. AA4. Encoded proteins:
- a CDS encoding helix-turn-helix domain-containing protein, encoding MADILPFHQRRAPARDDEAEPLWREVLGRSLRSARENQGERLVDVAERAGISPQYLSEIERGRKEPSSEMIAAVTGALGVNLTGLLSGIVGDLRRISVVGPRPARRPAGPVLMAA
- a CDS encoding ClpP family protease codes for the protein MTNESTPPMFDQRLRERFLSQRVLVLDGVLDDDNGTVLATQMLSLAGEDPVKDIALWIHSPGGSVPSMLAIRDVMRLVPCDVSTLALGLACSAGQFLLSAGTPGKRFALPHARILMHQGSAGIGGSAVEVEVQADDLRYTRDTVLGLTAQDTGQPFDRIFADSLHDRWYTAAEAKDYGFIDQIVDRLEQVVPVRTHAMGLGVRA
- a CDS encoding ClpP family protease — protein: MSTYTIPNVVTRSPGGERIMDVYSHLLSERIVYLGTAIDSGVANALIAQLLFLESDNPEQEINLYINSEGGDPAAMLALYDTMRFIKAPVATTCVGQAVATGAVLLAAGAAGRRSVLPHARVVLHQPAAQGRGTIPDLILQADEVIRVRTQLEEITSRHTGHDVAELRHDTDRDRVFDAAGAVEYGLADQVIEARP
- a CDS encoding haloacid dehalogenase type II, whose product is MDIEVLVFDVLGTLVDEPAGIRAGIRKFAPSLADPEVEDLLSVWQKHVEREQGRIVAGERPYVASDVIDREAAQAVADAVGAGDAAELALAARQLPPWPDTIDGLARLAERFPLVGLSNASRTVLLDLCANAGLRWHTVLSAENARTYKPAPDVYRLAVDVAGREPERLLMVAAHAWDLRGAQDAGFRTAYVSRPVGDPPAPADRFDLRADGLADLADQLGRGRG
- a CDS encoding TetR/AcrR family transcriptional regulator; the protein is MKDQVKADARAEFGAARIARTEALVVAAARELFLEHGYAATALTQVARRAGVAPRTVYVRFGTKAALFRRVIDEALVGDAEPIDVAHRPRAQDAMTAATLAERLNALADVTVGIADRAGALLEVAVQAEGAEPEIAEAAQSGRRETARLCKEFWSRAAQDGLLSSTVDIEQFASTTDALLCADTMVHLRRVKGWAAAEYGRWLRTALVALSEASG